TGGTCTGGAGGAGAACTGACCATGAGCTGCCCAGGCTGGGCTTTTCTAGATGTGGCCAAAGTGAGAGCTGTGAGCTCAGCACAATTTGGATATCCAAAGAGATGCTGTAAAGTGCTTTCTGAAtgggtgtgggtgagggaagACCACACCTGTTATTGTGGACCTCAGATGGAAGTCAAGGGAGTCAGGGAAGTGGGTGTAAAGAACTGGAGAAATAGACTCAGGCACATACAATCATGGCCACATAATCAGTCagtcttctccctcttccctgaaGGGTAGATACATTTTAAGTTGGTAGATATTTTAGTTTCCTGCATGAGATGACCTTGATTAAACTCCAGTTTAGTGGCCTAGATCTCATTTCACTAAATGGAGCTTCCTTTTATCACCTTTCAAACTATGActaaaaattgggggggggggggagagggggaataaACTTGACTACATAATGATGACAAACTAACATGGAAAAATATACACAGAATAAAGAAATAAGTGACAATAGGGAGCAGATATTTTCAGTTCTCATCAGAAGGACTAATCTCCCCAATATATGATGAACTCCtagaaatcagtaagaaaataatccaatagccctataaaatggggaaagaacAGACGGCTCAGTCATAGGATCCAAACGGTGCTTAACCATAGGGAAAAACATTTGCAATGGTAAATGCAAACTAAAATTAGATTGGAATATTGCTTTTCACCAATTTGACAAATTTGAATCATGGAAGAATATTCTATTGGCAATGTGTATAGTGGAATATGCACTTTTACATACAGTTGTTCCTTCCTTATCCACGGTTTTGCTTTCCACGGTTTCAGCTACCTGTGGTCAACcaaggtctgaaaatattaaatgaagaattccagaaataaacaatttctaaattttaaattacatgttgTTCTGAGTACATGATGAAATCTCACGCTGTCCTGTTCCATCCTTCCCTTTATTATGAACCATCCATGCTGTCGATGCTCCCGCcctttagtcacttagtagctgtcttaGTTATCAGACGGACTGTCTTGGTACCACAGTGCTTTTGTTCAAataactcttattttacttaataatggccccaggCAAAAGAGTATtcatgctggcaatttggatatccAAAGAGatgctgtaaagtgcttcctttaagtgaaaaggagaCTACAGTACAATGAGATATTTAGAGACAGACaacattcatataacttttattacagtatattctTAATAGTGTTTTATTTTGAGTTATTATTGTCAatatcttactgtgcctaatttataaattaaactttattggaggtatgtatgtataggaacaAAACATGGTATACATAGGATTTGGTACTGTCCATGGTCTGTCTCAGGCACCCACTGGAGGTCTTGGACTTTATCCTCTGTGGATAAAGTGGAGACTACTGTATTGATTGCAGATAGAAAACTGTTTTATGGTAGTGAATTTGCTGAGGAAACTTGTGCAAAATGATACAACCCTATGGGGAACAATGTGAAAATATCTATACAAATTACAAAATGCTTCTACACCCAGAAATTCCACCTATGGAAATTTATCCTGTAAATATTCTTGAATACAAATACAAAAATCTGTGTGAACTATTTGCATTATTTGAAATAGCAAAACAATTGAGAAaaacaagtgcccatcagtgagggactgaataaataaactgtgatacaTTCACaaactggaatattattcactgctaaaagagaatgaaattatttcattttgctgTGGAAAGTTCTCTAAGATATATTGTCAACTGGATAAAAGCTGGCTGGAGAATAGCCTACGCTACCTTTTGTCTAACAAAGGGGCAAAATAAGAATTAtacttttgttttcttgattCTACATGAAGTAACACTAGAAGGgaacaaaaacagataaaagTGATCTTATTAAGAATGAGTGGAGGAGACAGAAGTAGAGTGgaaataaaagtaacattttttcaGTGTCAActttattgtattgatttttgagTCCTATAGCTCtattatctatttaaaataagacaataaaaattttaaagaaaataaaaacttaaagtaGTATTTTGACATCTGCTACTTAAAAAACCAActtgtttaatttataaagtcattattttttttcaaagaagatcaGTTTACACAAGAAACTGTTTTGTGGTAGTGAATTTGCTGAGGAAACTTGTGAAAAATGCATATTTCTGAGTACTCCCaggaacttttaaattaaaaattctggGAGTGGCTTTACtaatttgtatttaaataaacaatcAAGCCCCAAATTACCTGGGTATTTCTATTTCAGTGCCAGGTTTGGGACCCACTGCGTGTCCCCTGACATGTAAAAAGACAGGTGTCAGGGTGGAGAATACCAGAGTGCTACCTGGTGGTATCACAAGTTGGAAGCAATAGTGTGGCTCTTAAAATttagggaaaaaagagaaagggaaaacagTCTGTTTACTTAACTTAGGGATAGCGGCAGATCTCACACTTTCATAAGCCTGAATTTTTAAAGGTCATGGGTTGCTTTTATCAGATGAAGTGTGGTAAGACCAGGTTTTTATTCCCTTTCCACATCGAGTAACACTTTCATCAATGTAATGACTTAGTTTGATCTATTTCCATATATTTTCCTGTCTTATTCACCCCTTTTGCCTACCGATAGTAAGTTTCTACCCTCTCAGTAAGTTTCCTTTGGACCATCTAGCTGGGGATCCTCATCCTCACCGCCTTACAGAGAATAATACCACTCTGTCTTGGTGGTATCACAAGTTGGAAGCAATAGACTTCTTTTAATTAAAGAAGCACAGCTTCTTTTAATCCTGATGGGATTTGTCCCAGGTTTGCCGTTCTGTCACATTGTCATATGCAactttttttggtggtggtggcggggaatAGGGGGAGAGTGGGTAAAAAGAGCTTAGCTCTGAGAGGGGTCATTCATCAGTTtgggcagcagggggcagcctttccttattttttttagacCTAAGTGGCTGCAATCTCAGTGTGGCCACTTGAGGGGGTGAGCAGAATGTGGATGGTGCTCATGGGGACCAGAGGAAAGTGGGGTTACCTGTGTGCCTTTCTCAAGGTGTGCATTGGCATGTGGGAAGGAGATACACAAATAACATCTTATATATGCGTAATTCTTGAAACTTTCAAGCACATGGTTACACTCATGTTAATCTAAAATTTGTCTCCTAATTTCCTCAGATGTAACTGAAACCTGAGGCTAAATGGATTGCTAAAGTCATGCCCGATGCAGAAACAGAGCTGGAATCAGCACCCAGGCCTCCTTACTTAAGGCCTGGCGCTCTGGTAGGTGCCATTGTACCTGAGGCCACTGAAGGATCTGCCCCTCAGGGAAGCCCACCTCCTGGAGCCCAGTCTGCTCGGGCCCCCACCGAGGCCCTCCACCAACACCTGTGAGACCTTCAAGCCCCAATCTCtgtatctgtgaaatgggaatagtaataatGACACCTGCCTTAAGGAGTTCTTGTGAGAACTAGATAAGATAGATAATGCctataatgatttattttatttatttatttttaatttctttattgattaaggtgtcacatatttgtcctcatccccccattcccatcccccctctccccacgcatgccccaaccccctgttgaacttaaccgttggataggctcatatgcatgcacacaagtcctttggttgaactctccccctctccccaccctcctctatcctccctctgaggcccgatagtccgatcgatgcctccttgcttctggttctgttcttgttcctcagtctatgttgttcatcatttcccctagatgagcgagatcatatgtcactagatatatacttatgagaactgaatgtgagacgagcaataatagttatgttgacaggcagatggatcagtctgtagtgagtttctttctggaccaacagttcttttgagacccaatttcaatgtccaccagttccttatctgtacatgtcagcactgacccctcagctctggatggtggacaaatggtggtaacggaggtccgactccctctggtttggtctcggccggacccaggggcacggcttcacccggactaaggggcacgtggcctcacccggatctagggacacatggtctcacccggacccagggacgcttgggctctcccagacccaggggcacgtggcctcatccgggcctaggtgtatgaggcctcacccggatccagggacacatggtctcacccggacccagggacgcttggcctctcccagacccaggggcacgtggcctcacccgggcctaggtgcacgaggcctcacccagatccagggacacatggtctcacccggacccagggacgcttggcctctcccagccccaggggcacgtggcctcacccgggcctaggtgcacgaggcctcacccggatccagggacacatggtctcgcccggacccagggacgcttggcctctcccagacccaggggcacgtggcctcacccgggcgtaggtgcacgagtaTAATGCCTATAATGATTTAGCGTGGTGCCTGAAATAGTAAAAATGTTAGTTACTACTATTTTCACGGAGAGTACAGCTAGGAATCTCTCTTCCGCATTGGTTATCAGGCTTTAGCTTGCATCAGGATGACTTGGGAGACTTGCCAAAATGCGAGTCGCTGAGCCCCATCCCAGAATTTCTGACTCAGAAGGTCTGAGGTAGGGCCCAGGAATTTGCACTTGTCCtaaattcccaggtgatgctggtgctgctggtccgGGGACCACACCTGGAGAACCATTCTTCTGGAGGCTCTGTCTTTGTTCAGTACATTTCCCTCCACTCCTAGGTCatagtttattcattcaatcaCTGGGGGCCTATTATATTCCAGGCATTGTTTAATTACTAGATATATCAGGATGAGCAAGGCAAGATTTCTTCCCCAAGGAGCTCACCACCAAATGCCAGGGCAGATGGATCTATGTTTACTCAGTGGCATGAGCAGGACTGTGACAGACATCAGCAAGGATCAGAAGCGGGGCTCCTCACTCAGGCTTGAGGGCCAGTGGCACCAgcacaggggtgaggggagaaatCAGGAACAGGAGGAGTCGGAAAAGATCTTTCTGAAGAGGGTGAAGGGGCGGGTGGGAAGGCCATTGAGCAAGATGGACAGTAGTGTCCAGAGCTAGAGGTCAAAGGTGTGTTGGAGGAACCACTGGGACTTCAGAGCACTGGTGGGGATGGGAGCAGCAGGGAGTGAGGCTGAaaacataggcaggggcagagcaGGAAGAGCCCATCTCCAGGATAAGGAGCTTGGCTTCCATTTTGGAAGCTGTGGGAGGTCAGGAGAGGTATTAATCAGGACTTGATGTAATGAGCAGGACCTCTTTGGGTGCAGTGTTAGAAGGTGGACAGGAGACCTGACCGCTCAGTAAGTTCAGTGATGCAGGGAGTGGGCTGGGGAGATGTTGAAGGGCAGAGTTGATGGACCACAGTAGTATGAGGAGAGACTGTGAAGCGGGGTAGAGAGAGCACGGCTTTGGGGCCACGCAAATAAGAAGTTGAACCCCAGATCAACCATTTGCTGGTTGAGGGACATGAGTAAACTAACTTCTACTTTCTTGTCTGTACCACAGAAATGGTATCCACTGCAGAGGTGAGGGTGAAACAATCATGAAATGTCTGTAAGCGCTCTGTACGGAATATACATATTGGTATCATCAGGTGAGATGCACAAAAGGCCGATTTCTCTGGAGCTTGCAGGATGGAGACCCAGGGAggtctcttccccccccccccctgacacATGGGCAGATTGTCAAGAAGTGGGGCCCATTGGGGAGCGCACGCTGGCTAAGTGCACGTGACAGAGGTACTCAGAAGAAGCCAAGGTGGATACACAGTTGCTTCCCCAGGTGTATTCAATATGGCTATAGGTAGAGGGAGGAAAGGGCCCGGCATGCCATGCCCCCTGTGGACACACTCCAGCACTGCATGCCAGTGCCAAGGTCAAGGAGCCTCTGACACAGCCTTTCAGAAACGTATTTCCTTCTAAAAAACAGCCTCCCCTCGCTCCTGCTTATGATTTTGGATTCCATCTTTTTATGTGCCGCTAAACTAGTATGCCAAGGAGCATCTTTGGTAAGTGGGGGTACTCGGTATAAGGGCCGGCCAGGCCCAGCTGACCTTGGTGGGAGGGTGTTGCCCAGAGCTGGGCAGGGAAGCAGGCACAGACATAGGTGTTCAGATCAGTGTCACTTTATTAGCATAGTGatggcagggggacaggggggaTCTTTAGTTGTTGGCAGCCATGGTCTCCTGAATCCAGTCCACGAAGTTGCAGACCCTGGTGTAGACACCAGGCTTGTTCTTCTGGGCACAGCCATAGCCCCAGGAGACAACTCCCTGAAGCTCTCCATTGCAGACCACAGGGCCGCCAGaatcaccctgcagaggaggaaggCACAACACATTTTataaggagggagaaagaggggagcACAGCTCATGGCCTTGGGGATTCAAATCCAGCCTCTAGGCAGGCCATGTGgatgggcaggggtctcagcatGCAAAGGGGCAATCACCTGGCAGGAATCCTTGCCTCCCTCGAGGAAGCCAGCGCACACCATGTTGTCGGTGATCTGTCCAGGGTACGCAGCTTCACACTGCTCCTGGGCCAGCAATGGGGCATCCAGGCACTGCAGCAGCTCAGGATAGTTGACTttgaggagcaggaagagataaaggaaaggagaaatgagAGTCAGTCAGGCCAGGATGGAGGATGGTAATCTGGCGTTGACCCCAAGAACCTAAGCCCCCGAAGAGTCAAGGCAATTCAGTTCCCAGAATGATCACTGCTGAACCCCTCCCTGGAGGTGAGAATGGCAAGTGCTATGCTTGTCCTATTCTGGGTCAACTCCTTGAGACTCTGCATCTCTCTGGCCTCCAGGACAGAACTTGAGGGTGGTGGACACTTGATATTATTTGCAGACTGGACGCCAAGGGGACTGAGCTCAGGCAATGCTCCATTCTGGGTAACCCTTGGAAATCAGAGAGTGAAGAAGTGAGAACCCCACTCACTGCCAGAGCTCAGGGTGTTGCCCCAGCCAGAGATGAGGCACTGGGTGCCAGCAGGTGcacaggaggtgggcagggagacGGCCGACACCCGGGAACTGATGACCGCAGGCGAGGAGAGCTTGATCAACATGATGTCATTGTCCAGGGTCCAGCTGTTGTATCTGGGGTGGCGGATGACCTTGGCGGAGTCGATGAACTGCTCATTACCCTCCACGACATCAATGTTGTGctctcccagcctcacctggatgcgACTGTTGGGAGAGGAGAACTGAGGACCTTTTCGTACACCCCCACTCTTTTCTGGGATCCCGAGCTCCCTGCTCATGGTGTGTTGGAGGTTAAAGCAAACAGCAGTTAACATCAAAAAGAGAAACTGGAAGGCACAAGTTTTGCCCCTGCTGTGATTGCAATGATTCCAAGAGATTTCCCGACCTGATAATCTTTACATcatttaccaaactttacctttgatctgctTGTATGCATtgttaaagggaaaatgtgtattcaaagtGAATGAAAAGCTGACTAGGCCAGAACTTGgtctgtccctcctccctccccccccccaccccaatgccttctaaattcatttttTGTATAACGTATCTATTGTGTCGTCGGCCCTCCTTCAAGTCATTCTGAACCCATTGTGAAGGTCGTGGCAATGGTGGGGCTGTACCCATGTCACGGGgcagcagaggggcagggggaagtATTGTTGAGACACTAAGAGCCTTTCTGCTTCAGAGGTAGGTGTTAGTGGGTCTGGGATGGGGTGAAGGGGTCCAGCTGCAGTGGCTCCTCAATCTGCTTTTCCAGCTGCACCTCTACTCCACCCCCCGCCATGCCTCCAATGTCATGGGCACAGATGAGCTACTTGAAGCCCCCAGGCATTGCTCACCCTCTGTGACTCTGCTACGTACAGTGGTGACTTTTGCTCCCTCCCTGGTCTGGTAAGCACTATCATTCTGGATGATATAATCCAGTGGGtctcaaagtgtggccccagGACCTTGTTAGACATGCAAAGCCTCGGTTCCCACCTCTGGGGGTGGGATCCAGTCACCTATGGTCCAGCAGATCTGCCAGGAAATTCTGACCCACACTCAGTTTTGAGAACCCCCTGCTCTAGGCAGTGATTCTCAGCTCTGCTATAGAATAGAATCACCAGAGCCAGAGAGCATTCAAAACACCAACATTTAGACACCTCTTCCTGAAAAGTCTGAATTAATTACCTTGGGATAGggcccaggctttttttttttttttttttttgaacatttcttaagtatttttatGTGCATGCACTGGCAAAGGTTACTTGTATGAAGTCCTTGCCTGTTTCCCAGTGGGGCCTTCTACCCTAAATAGCCTCTTTCTGCTCTCATGACTGTAGCTCTGgctgttgtatttatttatttggggtgTCAGAGTATTCCTACATGTGTCCCTCAtcaccccacacctgggcatCAGCTGTCATTGACAACTTCTCCTCTCTATggtccttctcccccaccctccactggaCTGaaccaagctccaagggcccctcTGTGGGCTTTGCCATCAGGGCCCAGAACTTACGACTTGTAGCAGTGAGCCGCGGACACCACCCACTGGTCATTGATGAGAGAGCCGCCACAGAAGTGGTAGCCAGCGTTCAGGGACACCTGGTAGGGGATGGAATTCTCCTGGCAGGTGTAGCCCCCGACGATCTTGTCATCGTCATCAGTGGAGAAAGCAACTTGagtggagacaggagggagaagCCGATTCAGCAGGATGTTAGAGGGTGAAGCCTGAGCACTGTGGCTGGGTCATACTAATTAGGATTCCTCCATAAGCACAGCGATGATGGGCAGCGAGAACGGACAGTGAGAACACACTGCCATCCCCAGTAAGTGCAATGGATGTGGTTCTCCTGAGTTTCTCTGTTTGTCTGCAGGGCACAGAGCTGAGTACCCCACAGGGCTCCAGTCCTGACCTCTACAGGGGCACCAGGAGAATGAGGACACAATAAACATCCTCATAGTGCCCTCAATGTGATACAGCTCAGAATGTGGTGTTCTCACCCACTGAATGCTTCTTTCTCACTCAACATCATTCATCTGCTCCCCACGGCTATCAGAGCCCTTGAGGATCAGAATGGGCTGGCCCAACAAGGAAAACCTCCTGGCTCAGTCGCTCTGACTGCACCAGCTTCTCCCATAGCTCAAATCTGTATAGAGAGGCCAGGGAGAGGAGCCCCCACACCATTGGATGGGACAAAGGTAGGCACTGTTGTTGGTTGAtagaacagtgattctcaaccttggctCTACACCTGGGAACCTTAAAATGACCTGGGAAGCTTAAAAATTCAATGCTCAGCCCACACCCTAAGCCAAAGAAGACAGAATTTCTAAAGCTAGGTCTTGGGCATGAGTGTTCTTCCAGTCTCCAAAGGTGGTATATCTGGGGTTAAGAATAGCCACAGTGGTAATACCTTAAAAGAATAGCCACAGTGAGGCTAGCCCAGAGATGTCAGAGCTAAGCCTCAAGACCACTGGTCTATTTAATAAACCAGTTTCACCTCACCTCCCTTTCCAGCCTCTCTTCTAAAAGCCTgagatgaatggatgatggaGCTGAGAGTGGGTCATGCAGAAGGTGAGAGAGGTAAGGCTTAAAGAGAGCCCAGGAATGGGACAGAGGGGTGCTAGACAGGGGAGATAGAACATCAGAGCACAGGTAAATAGGAGAGGCAGCAAGGTGGTAGAACTTGTATTTCTGCCAGGAGACAGTGCCTGAAGCAACATGTGGAACTCACCAGCAGCTCCCACAAAGGCAAGGATCAGGAGTGGATTCATGGTGGCAGAAGTAGAACCAGGTTGGTGGTGGAGAGCCTTTATACCTCCCGAGGTGAGGGTGGATGGCCACCCCTACTCCCTGTACAAACACACCTGCAGCTTTCCCTTTCCCAAGGTCTTGGATCAACTCTGCTATTTTTGGCCACTCTGTGGGTTCTTGACCTACAGGTGATTAGAACACTTACCTTCTGagggcagagaggaagaagaCCAGGTGATTCATAGAGGTATTCCAGGATGAGAAGAACAGGGGAATCCAAGCCCCACATACAACATCTGGGCCTTCTCGGGCTAAGCGGATGAGGGTTAGAAGGAGGAGAGCAACCTGGGCCCTTAGGAATTCTCTGACCTCATGGAGTTTTATTTAATTGACTTTAAGGAAGGGCTGATATTGGTTACAAATGTGGCTGCTCAGTATCCTGGAGTCCCCTGAGAGGAAAGAAGTCTTCTGTAAGTTTCTATATGTGAGCATGAAGACCCTTTCTCAACTCTAAATCAGTGGGCAGAAAGGTCAAATCCAAGGCTTTGAGGAACCAGGATTGTAACATGAAGAGGTgatgagaaggaagaggctgtGTTCCTTGGAGTTCCGGGCTTTCAGCTGGCTCTCCTGCCTACCAAAGCCTGTGGAAGAGGGTATTTGGAAGGTGGAAAGGGCAAGAGTTTAATTTGTGTCTACCAGATACATTTGGGGGACAGAAGACCAcattcctcctcttcttcaccATCAGGACCTTGGCCTTTCTCACCATTCACCCTATTATGGGGTCTCTTTAAGCAGCCTCCTGGTTGTCATGAAAATCTATACTAACAGTGATGAAAATTGCCCCAATTGCTAAGAGCTGACAGCCTGAGCTAGAATTATGTGCTCCAAATCAGATATTAGAAAGGGTTTGGACAATGATAAAATTGGGTTCTGGTCAGAAGATTAGCCGTAGGTAGAAGGATTAGCACATGGTAAAGGAGCCAAGTATTGGGTGATCAATAATAAAGATtcagtgtgtatgtgggggggagggggaggtgtctggaattttctattttagaTGCAATGGCACTACTGTGCTGGGTTCCATGGATGTGGTTccaatgatgggcaaccttttgagcttggtgtgtcaaacttcgccaaaaaactgagcataactcgggtagtgtgtcactttgaggaaaaaacattattttgcgatatttatagtttaaataacataaatgtataattgttatatataattgtatttaataaaccaagaactaaatatttaacttacctacttagtgacttctttgttcatccgtcagctggtttcttttgttggtcttgatattatttagcttgtgtggggtgccgtgaactaagataagtgagggggagggggaattctttaactaacctgcctattagtgaattttttgttgctgaatttcattggctaaatcttcaattgaaggttggtattttgtacacttcaggcccaagcaagcgctactaacttcatctgtcaatctgtttcttttgttggttttgatattatttaacactgagaataaggcctcacaaaagtatgtagagggaaaaattgtgagtaaagccattgctatatttttcagggtgctaaaagtgtctggtagtcgattccaggcactccaaatttcctgttcgtagtggcactcctcttgattctccaagcggcacctttccagattctcaagctttgacctcaagttgacaaacacctgagcccagatactgtcttgaaattctgcaagttgcatctacaaatcatcaatttgcatccattggaaaccatttaattccaaactactgtagactactacatcaggatatttaattattttcatggtctgttctagacttctaaattgactaaatctatcactaaac
The genomic region above belongs to Eptesicus fuscus isolate TK198812 chromosome 14, DD_ASM_mEF_20220401, whole genome shotgun sequence and contains:
- the LOC103297283 gene encoding anionic trypsin is translated as MNPLLILAFVGAAVAFSTDDDDKIVGGYTCQENSIPYQVSLNAGYHFCGGSLINDQWVVSAAHCYKSRIQVRLGEHNIDVVEGNEQFIDSAKVIRHPRYNSWTLDNDIMLIKLSSPAVISSRVSAVSLPTSCAPAGTQCLISGWGNTLSSGINYPELLQCLDAPLLAQEQCEAAYPGQITDNMVCAGFLEGGKDSCQGDSGGPVVCNGELQGVVSWGYGCAQKNKPGVYTRVCNFVDWIQETMAANN